The window ACAAACTCAATGGATTCCACACCGGCAGACGCAAGCGCAAGCGCAGAAACGAGCACAGCGAACCACCCGATGGCGCCTCACAACGATATCGAGGCCTTTCACCAAGTGTTAAAGTCTAGCCGCCGTATCCTCGCTCTTTGTGGAGCGGGCCTCTCGGCGTCCTCAGGTCTTCCTACTTTCCGTGGCGCTGGAGGATTTTGGCGAAACTACGATGCCACACAGCTGGCGACGGTACGAGCCTTCAAGATGGACGCTGGGATAGTATGGTTGTTTTATTCATATCGAAGACACCTTGCCCTCAAGGCAGAGCCGAACATGGGGCATAGAGCCTTGGCCGCGTTGGCCAGGCGGAACATGGACTTTCTGTGCTTGACGCAGAATGTCGACAGTAAGTAGTTGAAACCAGCTTCAGAATTTCGTGTATTGGAGGTTTGATGGCGGGTATATTTCCGTTGTTCTTATTGGCTAATCAAGGTTGCTCAACCACTTAGACCTCTCGCAGCGAGCAGAAcatccttcttcacaacTCAAGTCTCTGCACGGCTCCCTCTATGACATCAAGTGCTCAAACGAGAGCTGCGACTGGATACAAAAAGGAAACTTTGACGATCCTTTTTGTGCGGCGCTCGCTCCCGCCTCTGTGGATATGCCCAATGGCGAGCCGCTCCCACTGCTGGACCCGTATCATAGAGTTAAGCATATCGGAGAGGATGAAATTCCCAAGTGTCCTCAATGCAAGAAAGGAATTCAAAGACCCGGAGTTGTTTGGTTTGGTGAGGACTTGGATGCGAatatgatgatggatataTCGGCATGGATGCGTGCTGAGCCAATAGTATGTGCTATACTCACCACACACATTACTCTATTTCATCTCGTGCTAGTGGCTAATCATTGTTCTCTTGTTTGCAAAAGGACCTCATGTTCGTCATTGGAACTTCTGCACAGGTTTATCCGGCTGCTAGTTATATCGACAAGGCGAGAAAGCGTGGCGCGCGTATCGTCACCATCAACCCCGAAGCGGAAGACGAGGCGGAAATGTACAAGATAAAGCCGGGCGACTTTGCGTTTGGCAGAGATGCAGCCGAATGTCTGCCTATTCTACTAGAGCCTGTTATCGGCAAGCcgaatgaagatggcgaatTTGGAATGCCCTAATTTGGCTGgctgagaggagaggaaCGTATTACCCAGCGCATCATCTGCTCTCTATATGTGTGGGCGCCTCTGTTTTGGAtatctccttctctttctctctcacttgACGAAAACACGATGATTCATTTTGAGGTGGTTATAATAAGATTCGGGGTTTTAGAATCATGAAATTTGGTCTGTTATGGATTGGTACATGAGGAGCCGCAGTGCTCTAGATTCTTCTGGATCCAACAATAGTATACATGAATGATGACGACGCAATAGTTTGGATTACCCTTTGCAATGGTTATGGTTATGGTTATTTTTGAAAAGGCTTGCTTTTGGTCATGCCATGAGCCCATACAACCAACAACCCCGGTCCCCGTTCtcctcccctctcctctccaacACAACGTTTTTCCACAATAGGCAACTGAATTCCCAGTCGCTCAAGGCGGGGGTCACGGAAAACTCCATGGCctaatcatcatcacattTGTCCGCATCGAGTGGAGACTCTAGCAATGATAAGAGTCTCGGAGTCCAACCGTCGGCAGAATGCAttgagagagttggagatgtgCCTTTTACCAGCAAGGTACATGCATTCTTCATGCAGATCGGTGACGTCGCTACGCTTGTATTGCAGGGTCTTTTTGTGTTGTGTCTCTGGGAAAGTGCATTGGCAATTGGGTCTCGGCCATGTCTCCCCGCGTCTCTGCCGGGATGAGTCGTACAAATAGCAACGGGTGTCTCTGAactgtctctctctctccctcttccgGTCACCGCCTTGTCATATTTATCCAATTGGCTTCTTCTAGTCAAGATGCGTGCGAGTGTCGAGCTCCTCGCTCTCGCCCTGCTTGGCTCTGCGCCTAGGATTGCGGCATCGCCTGCAACCCAGAAGTCGAGCAACGGCTTCTCCTACATCAACCCGCTGATCGGAACCGCCAACGGTGGCAACGTCTTTGCTGGAGCAACGCTCCCCTACGGCCTCGCAAAGGCGTCAGCCGATGTAGATGGACAGAATACAGGGGGATTCGGAATTGAGGGACCAAACGTTGTAGGGTTTTCGTCAGTCCATGATTCCGGCACCGGTGGGAATCCCAGCTTGGGCAACTTTCCGCTGTTCCCACAGGTCTGTCCCGACGACGAGCTCAACAACTGCAAGTTTCGAATTGGAGACCGGAAGCTTCCTTATGTCAATAACTCGCTGGTGGCCCAGCCAGGGCACTTTGGACTCCAGCTAGAATCTGGTATCGGGGCCAACATGACAGTTTCGCAACACGCGGCTCTGTATCGCTTCACGTTCCCCAAGGGCACGAAACACCCGCTGGTTCTCTTAGATTTGACGGATCTGTGGCAGAGCCGGCAGAATGCCTCGATTCAGGTCGATGAAAAGTCGGGCCGCATGACGGGCAACGGCACATTTCTCCCCAGCTTCGGCGCCGGGTCGTACGTGATGCACTTTTGCGTCGATTTCTATGGGTCAAGTATACACGAGACGGGCGTATGGGTCAACAACCGCGCGGGCACCGAACCGAAACAGGTCTTTCTTACGCGAGGCTTCAACTTGTTCTTCCTagaaggcggcggcttcGTACGCTTGAACGCACCGAGAGATGGCGTCGTGACGGTTCGGATGGGCATCAGCTACATCAACAGCGCGCAGGCATGCCGAAACGCGGAAAGCGAGATCCCAAGACCGGTGACGGATTTCGGCCGGCTTGTTGACAATGCGCAGAAGGCTTGGACTGAGAAGCTGAGTCCCATTTCTATCAAGAGCGGCGGTGCAACGGACGACCTTTTGACCAGCTTCTGGAGCGGCGTCTACCGCAACATGATTTCACCGCAGAACTATACGGGAGAGAACCCGCTCTGGCGTAGCGATAAGCCCTATTTTGATTCGTTTTACTGGTAAGAGAGCTGTCCTCCTGGTTTATTGGCCTTTCTCATTCAGCGGGCTAATCGTGGAATACGTATATATAGCATTTGGGATAGCTTTCGTGTCCAGCACCCTCTGTTGACCATTCTTGATCCCCACGCTCAGACGCAGATGGTGGAAGCTCTACTAGACATATACAAGCACGAAGGATGGATGCCCGACTGCCGAATGTCGCTCTGCAAGGGCTGGACCCAAGGAGGTTCCAACGCCGACGTTGTCATTGCGGATGCGTTTGTCAAGAATCTCAGTACAACCATTGACTGGGAACTTGCCCTAGACGCCGTCCTGGCGGACGCTGAAAACGAGCCACTGGAGTGGTCGTATCACGGCCGGGGCGGCCTCCACAGCTGGAAGAATCTCGACTACATCCCCTATCTAGACTTTGATCCGTACGGTTTCGGAACGAACTCTCGAAGTATTTCCCGCACGCTTGAGTATGCCTACGACGACTATTGTATTTCAGAGCTTGCCAGCGGGCTGGGTAGGGGTGATTTGCGGCGCAAGTACCAGAAGCGGGCCATGAACTGGCAGAATCTGTGGAAAGCTGACCAGACGTCGTTCATCAACGGGACCGACACTGGGTTCAAGGGCTTCTTTCAGCCCAAGTATCAGAACGGAACCTGGGGCTTTCAGGACCCGATTGCGTGCTCTGCGCTTGCGGACTTTTGTTCGTTGACGACGAATCCGAGCGAGACGTTTG of the Trichoderma breve strain T069 chromosome 4, whole genome shotgun sequence genome contains:
- a CDS encoding sir2 family domain-containing protein, with the protein product MGEEGPPLVTNSMDSTPADASASAETSTANHPMAPHNDIEAFHQVLKSSRRILALCGAGLSASSGLPTFRGAGGFWRNYDATQLATVRAFKMDAGIVWLFYSYRRHLALKAEPNMGHRALAALARRNMDFLCLTQNVDNLSQRAEHPSSQLKSLHGSLYDIKCSNESCDWIQKGNFDDPFCAALAPASVDMPNGEPLPLLDPYHRVKHIGEDEIPKCPQCKKGIQRPGVVWFGEDLDANMMMDISAWMRAEPIDLMFVIGTSAQVYPAASYIDKARKRGARIVTINPEAEDEAEMYKIKPGDFAFGRDAAECLPILLEPVIGKPNEDGEFGMP
- a CDS encoding glycosyl hydrolase family 92 domain-containing protein; its protein translation is MRASVELLALALLGSAPRIAASPATQKSSNGFSYINPLIGTANGGNVFAGATLPYGLAKASADVDGQNTGGFGIEGPNVVGFSSVHDSGTGGNPSLGNFPLFPQVCPDDELNNCKFRIGDRKLPYVNNSLVAQPGHFGLQLESGIGANMTVSQHAALYRFTFPKGTKHPLVLLDLTDLWQSRQNASIQVDEKSGRMTGNGTFLPSFGAGSIHETGVWVNNRAGTEPKQVFLTRGFNLFFLEGGGFVRLNAPRDGVVTVRMGISYINSAQACRNAESEIPRPVTDFGRLVDNAQKAWTEKLSPISIKSGGATDDLLTSFWSGVYRNMISPQNYTGENPLWRSDKPYFDSFYCIWDSFRVQHPLLTILDPHAQTQMVEALLDIYKHEGWMPDCRMSLCKGWTQGGSNADVVIADAFVKNLSTTIDWELALDAVLADAENEPLEWSYHGRGGLHSWKNLDYIPYLDFDPYGFGTNSRSISRTLEYAYDDYCISELASGLGRGDLRRKYQKRAMNWQNLWKADQTSFINGTDTGFKGFFQPKYQNGTWGFQDPIACSALADFCSLTTNPSETFEASIWQYLFYVPHSVSSLISLLGGDDAMISRLDFFHTSGLADISNEPVFFTVFLYHYTGRPALSTERIHQYVPSDFNSSPGGLPGNDDSGAMGAFLVFSVMGLFPVAGQNVYLISPPFVEEISIKHPVTGKTATVRNIGFDASYKNIYVQSAKVNGKPWTKSWIGHEFFTEGWTLELVLGAKESSWGTALKDRPPSWTLGN